The Cellulophaga sp. L1A9 genome window below encodes:
- the trpC gene encoding indole-3-glycerol phosphate synthase TrpC: MNILDKIVLDKRKEVALRKALIPVSQLEQSVLFGRPENSLAHALRNSASGIIAEHKRRSPSKSEINQSLNVQDVATGYENAGVCGMSVLTDAKYFGGSLDDLIIARAATKFPLLRKEFIIDEYQLLEAKAYGADVILLIAAILSKEEIKNLSEFAKSLNLNVLLEVHNEDELHKSIMPSLDMLGVNNRNLKTFEVNLDTSKSLSKLIPDDFVKVSESGISSIDAIKDLKKYGYQGFLIGENFMKTENPGEHAKHFIDQLEAK, from the coding sequence ATGAACATATTAGATAAAATAGTATTAGATAAACGCAAAGAAGTGGCACTTAGAAAAGCGCTAATTCCCGTTTCGCAATTAGAGCAATCCGTTTTATTTGGCAGGCCAGAAAACTCATTGGCACATGCGCTACGCAATAGCGCCTCTGGCATCATTGCAGAACACAAAAGAAGATCGCCTTCAAAATCAGAAATCAATCAAAGTCTAAATGTACAAGATGTGGCTACCGGTTATGAAAATGCAGGAGTATGTGGAATGTCTGTCTTAACAGATGCCAAATATTTTGGTGGTTCTCTAGATGATTTAATTATCGCTAGAGCAGCTACAAAATTTCCATTACTACGTAAAGAGTTTATTATTGATGAATATCAACTCTTAGAAGCAAAAGCATACGGCGCGGATGTAATTTTATTGATTGCTGCTATTTTGTCTAAAGAAGAAATTAAAAATCTTTCTGAATTTGCAAAAAGCCTAAACCTAAACGTGCTTTTAGAAGTACACAATGAAGATGAGTTACACAAATCTATCATGCCAAGTTTAGATATGTTAGGCGTAAACAATCGAAATTTAAAAACGTTTGAAGTAAATTTAGATACGAGCAAGTCATTGTCTAAATTAATTCCAGATGATTTTGTAAAAGTTTCTGAAAGCGGAATTAGTTCTATTGATGCCATTAAAGATTTAAAAAAATACGGGTATCAAGGATTTTTAATTGGCGAAAATTTTATGAAAACAGAAAATCCAGGAGAACACGCTAAACATTTTATCGATCAATTAGAAGCAAAATAA
- a CDS encoding NAD(P)H-dependent oxidoreductase, producing the protein MSNYINNLNWRYATKKFDATKKVSKKDFETILEAASLTASSYGLQPYKILVIEDPTIREQLKPFAWGQSQITDATYLIAFVHDTTFNEALIDSHLKDISEIRGIPSEALAGYSDFMKSKLMPLSDETKAIWAAKQTYIALGNVLSAAADLKIDTCPMEGFEPTEFNKILGLDAQNLNTSLLVTIGYRAEDDETQHYKKVRKSQEKLIQYI; encoded by the coding sequence ATGAGCAATTATATTAACAACTTAAATTGGCGTTACGCCACCAAAAAATTTGATGCTACAAAAAAGGTTTCAAAAAAAGATTTTGAAACTATTTTAGAAGCTGCATCCTTAACGGCATCTTCTTATGGGCTACAACCTTACAAAATACTTGTAATAGAAGATCCTACTATCCGTGAACAATTAAAACCATTTGCATGGGGACAATCGCAAATAACGGATGCTACTTATTTAATAGCTTTTGTGCATGACACCACCTTTAATGAAGCATTAATAGACAGCCATTTAAAGGATATAAGTGAAATCAGAGGTATCCCTTCTGAAGCATTAGCCGGTTATTCAGATTTCATGAAATCTAAACTAATGCCTTTATCTGATGAGACTAAAGCTATTTGGGCTGCTAAGCAAACCTATATTGCGTTAGGAAATGTATTATCTGCTGCGGCCGATTTAAAAATTGACACCTGCCCCATGGAAGGTTTTGAACCTACAGAGTTTAATAAAATTTTAGGTTTAGACGCTCAAAATTTAAATACCTCTCTATTGGTAACTATAGGGTATAGAGCAGAAGATGATGAAACGCAGCATTACAAGAAAGTTAGAAAATCTCAAGAAAAATTAATTCAATACATATAA
- a CDS encoding PspC family transcriptional regulator, producing the protein MNFLYQLLYFFQKHGFEVCRRIAERLGIRIRVVRTSFIYLTFVTLGFGFALYLFVAFWLKIKDLVYTKRTSVFDL; encoded by the coding sequence ATGAATTTTTTATATCAACTATTATACTTTTTTCAAAAGCATGGTTTTGAGGTATGTAGACGTATAGCAGAACGTTTAGGTATTCGTATACGTGTAGTACGAACATCATTCATTTATCTAACCTTTGTAACCTTAGGTTTTGGTTTTGCTTTGTATTTGTTTGTAGCCTTTTGGTTGAAAATTAAAGATTTGGTATACACAAAAAGAACATCAGTCTTTGACTTATAA
- a CDS encoding YceI family protein yields the protein MKKNILSAVFAIVVATAATAGVNPIDGEKKAIKTSESTVTWKGYKFAGSHTGKIALESGELLFDDDKLTGGAFVVDMTSITVEDLKAGEGKEKLEGHLKTADFFGTENHATSKLVFTSVKATGKNSYDVTGDLTIKGITKAVTFDISIYGSKATATLKVDRTNYDIHYGSTNFTDTLKDKAIYDEFDLVVDLQF from the coding sequence ATGAAAAAAAATATTTTAAGTGCCGTATTTGCAATAGTAGTAGCAACAGCAGCAACAGCAGGAGTTAATCCAATTGATGGCGAAAAGAAAGCCATTAAAACCAGTGAAAGTACTGTTACTTGGAAAGGGTATAAATTTGCTGGCTCACATACTGGTAAAATTGCCTTAGAGTCTGGAGAACTACTATTTGATGATGATAAATTAACTGGTGGTGCGTTTGTTGTAGACATGACTAGCATAACTGTTGAAGATTTAAAAGCAGGAGAAGGCAAAGAAAAATTAGAAGGGCACTTAAAAACTGCTGATTTTTTTGGGACAGAAAATCACGCAACATCAAAACTAGTTTTCACGAGCGTAAAAGCAACTGGTAAAAATTCTTATGATGTAACAGGAGATTTGACTATTAAAGGCATCACAAAAGCAGTTACTTTTGACATCTCTATATATGGTAGTAAAGCAACAGCTACATTAAAAGTAGATAGAACTAACTATGATATACATTATGGTTCTACAAATTTCACAGATACTTTAAAGGACAAAGCCATTTATGATGAATTTGATTTGGTCGTAGATTTACAATTCTAA
- the trpD gene encoding anthranilate phosphoribosyltransferase, producing MKDILNRLINHDALSKEDAKQVLVNIAKGDYNTSQIAAFLTVYMMRSVTIDELEGFRDALLELCLAIDLSAYNPVDLCGTGGDGKDTFNISTLASFVTAGAGVKVTKHGNYGVSSKCGSSNVMEFLGIKFSSDAGFLEKSIDEAGICVLHAPLFHPAMKNVAPIRKELAVKTFFNMLGPMVNPAFPKNQMVGVFNLELARMYGYLYQNTDKNFTVLHALDGYDEISLTGNTKTISNKTESMLKPSDFGVRAVTMQEIAGGDSIEASAQIFLNILQGKGTEAQINVVCANAGMAIATVDNLTPLQGFERAKESLVSGKGLAALKKLQALSAL from the coding sequence ATGAAAGATATATTAAACAGACTAATTAATCATGATGCGCTATCTAAAGAAGATGCAAAACAGGTATTAGTAAATATTGCTAAAGGAGATTATAACACGAGCCAAATTGCCGCTTTTTTAACGGTTTATATGATGCGGAGTGTCACCATTGATGAGTTAGAAGGTTTTCGTGATGCCTTACTAGAACTTTGTTTAGCTATAGACCTGTCTGCTTATAATCCTGTGGATTTATGTGGTACTGGCGGTGATGGTAAAGATACTTTTAACATCTCTACGTTGGCCTCATTTGTAACTGCCGGGGCTGGTGTAAAAGTTACAAAACATGGTAACTATGGTGTTTCTTCCAAATGTGGAAGTAGTAATGTTATGGAATTTTTAGGGATTAAATTTAGTAGTGATGCTGGTTTTCTGGAAAAGAGTATTGATGAAGCCGGAATCTGCGTATTACACGCTCCCCTATTTCACCCAGCCATGAAAAACGTAGCTCCCATCCGCAAGGAATTAGCGGTTAAAACATTCTTCAATATGTTAGGCCCTATGGTAAATCCTGCATTTCCAAAAAATCAAATGGTTGGTGTTTTTAATTTAGAACTCGCTAGAATGTATGGATACCTTTATCAGAATACCGATAAGAACTTTACAGTACTGCATGCCTTAGACGGATATGATGAAATTTCATTAACAGGAAACACAAAAACCATATCTAACAAAACAGAGAGCATGTTAAAACCCTCTGATTTTGGAGTACGTGCTGTAACCATGCAAGAAATTGCTGGCGGAGACAGTATTGAAGCATCTGCTCAGATATTTTTAAATATTTTACAAGGTAAAGGTACTGAAGCGCAAATTAATGTGGTTTGTGCCAACGCAGGGATGGCCATTGCCACAGTTGACAACTTAACACCTTTACAAGGTTTTGAAAGAGCAAAAGAATCTTTAGTGAGCGGAAAAGGTTTAGCCGCCTTAAAAAAATTACAAGCATTGAGCGCCTTATAA
- a CDS encoding phosphoribosylanthranilate isomerase, protein MTADKYTLEDKAPTTLEHHQLKLKICGMKFNTANVAALQPDYLGFIFWEKSKRNFGGILEAIPHNIKKVGVFVDATIAEISRRVQDYDLLAVQLHGHESPDFCKALKEEIKTIEIIKVFSIKDEFDFTVLEAFEEVADFYLFDTKGKLPGGNGYTFDWDVLENYPSKKPYFLSGGIGLEEVEQLKSFLKMPASKYCHAIDVNSKFETSPGLKDIAPLETLIKKLKKN, encoded by the coding sequence ATGACTGCTGATAAATACACCCTTGAAGATAAAGCCCCAACTACGTTAGAGCATCATCAATTAAAGTTGAAAATCTGTGGTATGAAATTTAATACTGCCAACGTTGCTGCTTTACAACCTGACTATTTAGGGTTCATCTTTTGGGAAAAATCAAAAAGAAATTTTGGCGGTATTCTTGAAGCTATTCCTCATAACATTAAAAAAGTAGGGGTTTTTGTTGATGCCACCATAGCTGAGATCTCTAGAAGAGTTCAGGATTATGATCTTTTAGCGGTACAGCTACATGGTCATGAATCACCTGATTTTTGTAAGGCCCTTAAGGAGGAAATTAAAACCATTGAAATTATAAAAGTATTTTCTATTAAAGATGAGTTTGACTTTACTGTTTTAGAAGCATTTGAAGAGGTAGCAGATTTCTACCTATTTGATACTAAAGGAAAACTCCCAGGCGGAAATGGCTATACTTTTGATTGGGATGTCCTAGAAAATTATCCATCGAAAAAGCCATACTTCTTAAGTGGTGGTATTGGGTTGGAGGAAGTAGAGCAATTAAAATCATTCTTAAAAATGCCAGCGTCTAAATACTGTCATGCTATAGATGTCAATAGTAAATTTGAAACTTCACCTGGTCTTAAGGATATTGCTCCCTTAGAAACATTGATAAAAAAATTGAAAAAAAACTAA
- a CDS encoding TrkA family potassium uptake protein, with translation MLRLFRSKIYFAVFLMTAVLLFGVLGYRYISDYDWVDAIYMTIITVTTVGFSEVRPLDAQSKFFTISLIVSSVFIFAFAISVITEYVLGRNSLQILKKKKVKSKINSLTDHVIVCGYGRNGTQAAERLKAYKRPFVIIEKDKEIIERFEENLLFVEGDANDDEILLEAGIERAKFLITALPDDAMNLFVVLSSRQLNKDLFIISRASLLNSQKKLLFAGANKVIMPDKIGGDHMASLVVMPDLITFMDKLSVVGGHTTNLEEVSIEDFTDQMECNSLRDLDLRRKTGCTIIGYISPEGDYIINPEADLQLQPKSKVIVLGRPEQIRKLNEMFHIV, from the coding sequence ATGCTAAGACTTTTTAGATCTAAAATTTATTTTGCAGTATTTCTGATGACGGCGGTACTGTTGTTTGGGGTGTTAGGGTATCGTTATATTTCAGATTACGATTGGGTAGATGCTATTTACATGACCATAATTACGGTTACCACTGTTGGGTTTTCAGAGGTGCGGCCATTAGATGCGCAGTCTAAATTTTTTACCATATCATTAATCGTTTCGAGTGTTTTTATATTTGCCTTTGCTATATCTGTGATTACAGAATATGTTTTAGGTAGAAATTCTCTTCAAATATTAAAAAAGAAAAAAGTGAAATCTAAAATTAATAGTCTAACTGATCATGTCATTGTTTGCGGTTATGGAAGAAATGGTACGCAAGCTGCAGAACGTTTAAAGGCCTATAAACGTCCCTTCGTAATAATTGAAAAGGACAAAGAAATTATAGAGCGTTTTGAAGAAAATTTACTTTTTGTAGAGGGTGATGCAAATGATGATGAAATATTATTAGAAGCAGGAATTGAACGTGCTAAGTTTTTAATTACAGCTTTACCAGACGATGCTATGAATTTATTTGTTGTACTTTCTTCAAGACAATTAAATAAAGACCTGTTTATTATTAGTAGAGCATCTTTATTAAATTCGCAAAAAAAATTGTTGTTTGCGGGAGCAAATAAGGTCATCATGCCAGATAAAATTGGTGGTGATCATATGGCTTCTTTAGTGGTGATGCCAGATTTAATAACTTTTATGGATAAATTATCTGTAGTAGGTGGTCATACCACTAACTTAGAAGAGGTTTCTATCGAAGATTTTACGGATCAAATGGAGTGTAATTCACTTCGTGATTTAGATCTTAGAAGAAAAACAGGGTGTACCATAATAGGGTATATATCACCAGAAGGAGACTATATCATTAATCCTGAAGCAGATTTGCAATTGCAGCCAAAAAGCAAAGTAATTGTGCTGGGAAGGCCAGAACAAATCCGAAAATTAAACGAAATGTTTCACATCGTTTAA
- a CDS encoding MarR family winged helix-turn-helix transcriptional regulator has protein sequence MNVEAIIKTEKEIPLRQRTLIHLNLVSNKVTEVTMNKLKPFDVSLQQFNVLRILRGQKGKAANLSTLNDRMVTKMSNTTRLVDKLITKGYVLRTTCESNRRKVEIYITPSGLEALLKMDKAMQNADETILEKFTNEDLLVLNKLFDKF, from the coding sequence ATGAATGTAGAAGCGATCATAAAAACAGAAAAAGAAATTCCGTTACGTCAAAGGACTCTTATTCATTTAAACCTAGTAAGTAATAAAGTTACAGAGGTTACCATGAATAAGCTAAAACCTTTTGATGTTTCACTTCAGCAATTTAATGTTTTGAGAATTTTAAGAGGGCAGAAAGGTAAGGCGGCCAACCTAAGTACACTTAATGACCGTATGGTTACTAAAATGAGCAATACCACTAGACTTGTAGATAAGCTTATTACTAAAGGATACGTGTTACGCACTACTTGCGAGAGCAACCGCAGAAAAGTGGAGATCTATATTACACCTTCTGGTTTAGAAGCTTTATTAAAAATGGATAAAGCCATGCAAAACGCTGACGAGACTATTCTTGAAAAATTTACAAACGAAGACTTACTAGTATTGAATAAATTATTTGACAAATTTTAA
- a CDS encoding DUF2851 family protein codes for MREDFLHFIWKHKKIPLTNLISTNNEAIEIVQVGTHNHLAGPDFFNAQIRIGTQLWAGNVEIHIKASDWYVHNHELDANYDNVILHVVWEDDSNIFRKDNEPIPTLALKPYLSKDLVLSYEKLFSKSGKNFINCEKQIDDLDTFIFKNWLERLYFERLEEKSVPILKLLQDSNNNWEEVLFVMLLKNFGLKINGDAFLSLAQSIDFSTVRKIGANTLQLESLLFGHAGLLEENSSDIYFNELKKEYDYVKHKFQCREPSVLKPAFFKLRPPNFPTIRLSQFSNLYANQHNLFSKLIDATSIEEMYTILGVDASAYWDVHYTFGKESKKSKKRLTKKFMDLLIINTVLPLKFCHAHHHGKSIDEVVVHVISGIKKEENTIIHKFDALKMRVSNAMESQSLLQLYNEYCSKNKCLQCVIGNSLLKGND; via the coding sequence ATGCGCGAAGACTTTCTTCATTTTATATGGAAACATAAGAAAATTCCACTAACGAACTTGATAAGTACCAATAATGAAGCTATTGAAATAGTTCAAGTGGGTACGCACAATCATTTAGCAGGACCAGATTTCTTCAATGCTCAAATTAGAATTGGTACTCAATTATGGGCAGGGAATGTAGAGATACACATAAAAGCCTCTGATTGGTACGTGCACAATCATGAACTTGATGCAAATTATGATAATGTAATTTTACATGTAGTGTGGGAAGATGATTCCAATATCTTTAGAAAAGATAATGAGCCTATTCCTACCTTAGCGCTAAAACCCTATTTATCGAAAGACTTAGTTTTGTCTTATGAAAAACTATTTTCGAAAAGCGGTAAAAATTTTATTAATTGCGAAAAGCAAATTGATGACTTGGATACCTTTATATTTAAAAATTGGTTGGAGAGATTGTATTTTGAGCGTTTAGAAGAGAAATCAGTACCTATTTTAAAGCTTTTACAAGATTCAAACAACAACTGGGAAGAGGTATTGTTTGTGATGCTTCTGAAAAACTTTGGATTAAAAATAAATGGTGATGCATTTTTGAGTTTGGCTCAAAGTATAGATTTTTCTACTGTACGTAAAATAGGCGCGAACACTTTGCAATTAGAAAGTTTGTTATTTGGTCATGCTGGTTTATTAGAAGAAAATAGTAGTGATATCTATTTTAATGAATTAAAAAAGGAATATGACTATGTGAAGCATAAATTTCAATGTCGTGAGCCTAGCGTATTAAAGCCTGCATTTTTTAAATTGAGACCGCCCAATTTTCCGACAATCAGATTATCCCAATTTTCCAATTTATATGCAAATCAGCATAATTTATTCAGTAAACTTATTGATGCCACTTCTATAGAAGAAATGTATACTATTCTTGGTGTAGACGCTAGTGCTTATTGGGATGTTCATTATACATTTGGAAAAGAATCTAAAAAAAGTAAAAAACGACTTACGAAAAAATTCATGGACCTATTAATAATTAACACAGTGCTGCCGTTAAAGTTTTGTCATGCGCATCACCATGGGAAATCTATTGATGAGGTAGTCGTTCATGTAATATCTGGCATTAAAAAAGAAGAAAATACCATTATACATAAGTTTGATGCGTTAAAGATGCGTGTGTCTAATGCAATGGAAAGTCAGTCTTTACTACAGCTATACAATGAGTATTGTAGCAAAAATAAATGCTTGCAATGTGTCATCGGTAATAGTTTATTAAAAGGAAATGACTAA
- a CDS encoding aminodeoxychorismate/anthranilate synthase component II, producing the protein MKKILVIDNYDSFTYNLVHYLEDLDCEVVVKRNDQLSLEEVDAFEYIVLSPGPGIPEEAGLLKEIISTYAPTKKIFGVCLGQQAIAEVFGGSLINLEQVYHGIATPITITQEDVLFTDLPKEIKVGRYHSWVVNPKDLPNCLIATSFDVNGQIMSLRHTTYDVSAVQFHPESVLTPDGKKILQNWLLS; encoded by the coding sequence ATGAAGAAAATTTTAGTTATAGATAATTACGATAGCTTCACCTATAATTTAGTTCATTATTTAGAAGATCTAGATTGCGAAGTGGTTGTAAAAAGAAACGATCAACTTTCTTTAGAAGAGGTTGATGCTTTTGAATACATCGTTCTTTCTCCAGGACCAGGAATCCCTGAAGAAGCTGGTTTATTAAAAGAGATTATTAGCACCTATGCTCCTACTAAGAAAATTTTTGGAGTGTGCTTAGGGCAACAAGCGATTGCTGAAGTTTTCGGTGGTTCATTGATTAACCTTGAGCAGGTATACCATGGTATTGCTACGCCTATTACTATTACACAAGAGGATGTTTTGTTCACCGATTTGCCTAAAGAAATTAAAGTTGGTCGCTACCACTCTTGGGTCGTAAATCCTAAAGATTTACCGAATTGTTTGATCGCTACATCTTTTGATGTCAACGGGCAAATTATGTCACTGCGCCATACGACCTATGATGTATCTGCAGTACAATTTCATCCAGAGTCTGTATTGACTCCTGACGGGAAGAAGATCTTACAGAACTGGTTATTATCCTAA
- a CDS encoding anthranilate synthase component I family protein, with product MTYKLHTHYKKILADTITPVSVYLKIRDRFPNSILLEGSDYHANDNSFSYICCNPIASIKVENEIITQQFPDGKVEEITIDASTDVVSIIEDYSKRFIADENDFKFIDNGLFGYMAYDAVRYFEDVKVSKKENSVAIPDIYYAVYKNIIAINHFKNEAYIFSNCYESESNVSEIEQILNVKNFASYNFTLDGAVASNLEDDDFKEHVKLAKKHCQRGDVFQLVLSRRFSQGFKGDEFNVYRALRSINPSPYLFYFDYGDFKIFGSSPEAQLIVKDGSAEIHPIAGTFKRTGDDEKDAIIAKELTEDDKENSEHVMLVDLARNDLSRNGNMVRVTNYREVQFFSHVIHLVSKVVGQKKKDIPTMKVVADTFPAGTLSGAPKHRAMQLIEKYEKTSRGYYGGAIGFMDFNGNFNHAIMIRTFLSKNHNLYYQAGAGIVAASNPEDELQETYNKLGALTKALEIAETI from the coding sequence ATGACGTACAAACTACATACCCATTACAAGAAAATACTTGCCGACACCATTACCCCGGTGAGTGTATACCTTAAAATTCGCGACCGCTTTCCTAACAGTATTTTATTAGAAGGAAGTGATTACCATGCGAATGACAACAGTTTCTCTTATATCTGCTGCAATCCTATTGCATCTATTAAAGTAGAAAACGAAATTATCACCCAGCAATTCCCAGATGGTAAGGTTGAAGAAATAACTATTGACGCTTCTACGGATGTGGTAAGCATCATTGAAGATTACAGCAAGAGATTTATTGCCGATGAGAACGATTTTAAATTTATTGACAACGGTCTCTTTGGTTATATGGCCTATGACGCTGTTCGTTATTTTGAGGATGTAAAGGTTTCTAAAAAAGAAAATTCTGTTGCTATTCCGGATATCTACTATGCGGTATACAAAAATATCATCGCTATAAATCATTTTAAAAATGAAGCCTACATTTTTTCTAACTGCTATGAATCTGAAAGTAATGTATCAGAAATAGAGCAGATATTAAACGTTAAAAATTTTGCATCCTATAACTTTACCCTAGATGGCGCAGTTGCTTCAAATTTAGAAGACGATGATTTTAAAGAACATGTGAAATTGGCTAAAAAGCATTGTCAAAGAGGAGATGTATTTCAATTAGTACTCTCACGTCGTTTTTCTCAAGGGTTTAAAGGAGATGAGTTTAATGTATACAGAGCCTTACGCTCCATCAATCCATCACCCTACTTATTCTATTTTGATTATGGTGACTTTAAAATTTTCGGAAGTTCTCCAGAAGCACAATTAATCGTTAAAGATGGTTCTGCAGAAATTCATCCTATTGCAGGTACATTTAAACGTACCGGAGACGATGAAAAAGATGCGATTATCGCCAAAGAATTAACGGAGGATGACAAAGAAAATAGCGAGCATGTAATGCTTGTAGATTTAGCCCGAAATGATTTGAGCCGTAATGGAAATATGGTGAGAGTAACCAATTACCGCGAAGTACAATTCTTTTCGCACGTTATTCACCTTGTATCTAAAGTTGTGGGTCAAAAGAAAAAAGATATTCCTACCATGAAAGTCGTAGCAGATACTTTTCCTGCAGGTACCTTAAGTGGTGCACCAAAACATAGGGCGATGCAACTGATAGAAAAATACGAAAAAACAAGTAGAGGGTATTATGGTGGTGCTATTGGTTTTATGGATTTTAACGGGAATTTTAATCACGCTATAATGATTAGAACCTTCTTAAGTAAAAACCACAACTTATACTATCAGGCTGGAGCGGGAATTGTTGCAGCTTCTAATCCTGAAGATGAATTACAAGAGACCTATAATAAACTTGGTGCTTTAACAAAAGCACTTGAAATTGCTGAGACCATATAA
- a CDS encoding rhodanese-like domain-containing protein, producing the protein MADLSQEEWVEQLNNDDNAFILDVRTPEEVEGGYIPEATNIDIHLGQGFLDEIEKLDKNKSYYVYCRSGARSGQACAIMNSVGFENAYNLLGGFMNWEGEVAE; encoded by the coding sequence ATGGCAGATTTATCACAAGAAGAATGGGTAGAGCAACTAAACAATGATGACAATGCTTTTATTTTAGATGTGCGTACACCTGAAGAAGTAGAAGGCGGTTACATTCCAGAGGCTACAAATATAGATATTCATTTAGGGCAAGGTTTTTTAGATGAAATTGAAAAACTTGACAAAAATAAAAGTTACTATGTGTATTGTCGTTCTGGAGCAAGAAGCGGACAAGCATGTGCTATAATGAATAGTGTAGGCTTTGAAAATGCCTATAATTTATTGGGTGGTTTTATGAATTGGGAAGGCGAAGTTGCTGAGTAA